One segment of Podarcis muralis chromosome 17, rPodMur119.hap1.1, whole genome shotgun sequence DNA contains the following:
- the LOC144325988 gene encoding uncharacterized protein LOC144325988, producing MGSCICRNGCVASPGLWFLHANNRATKYHAGCSETAIGIIYHSHPYCPPEQPIWHRPEWPHNSTSHGWSLSVNFVKHRFRRAAFLQKARRPEPYHQIWTNNTYVRDINHFASMLNLSDCWMCMHIPPQSKRSGILLHGIPINASYKISNNMKDNRISLPPVFLSLVELAPYCFHFNHSSKKFLGHYPYCNWTHEYINGSSCFLNVTTMSGRPKVLINNVPTYMTYEQQAACRDFYVWFDWMRKSSRTTCLLQSDLWLFCGTRAYKGIPSAFSGTCTLGIVVPLVYKIDKLPAVRLRNRREVQSPISQYTGTAISRSLLPSLGAAMNYRDLHKLANWTENLFNSTILALKMINKEISEIRNVVLQHHYALDVILASKGGICALIHSHCCMYITDQSTNISATIDHMEQMIAHNPLNPPEGFDPWEWLSSWLPNGLWLRKILLIVIACIAGFIMVCCCIQCIPSLISQCTAWWYRPRPTTGVTRGIYVAKCRRLGNEVYDLD from the coding sequence CCATTCTCACCCTTATTGCCCCCCCGAGCAACCAATATGGCATCGTCCTGAGTGGCCCCACAATTCCACTTCACACGGATGGAGCCTCTCCGTGAACTTTGTGAAACACCGCTTTCGTCGTGCTGCCTTTTTGCAGAAGGCCAGGAGGCCTGAACCTTATCATCAGATTTGGACTAACAATACTTACGTTAGAGACATTAATCATTTTGCTTCTATGCTTAACCTTTCTGATTGTTGGATGTGTATGCATATCCCTCCTCAATCAAAAAGATCTGGCATTTTATTACATGGTATTCCTATAAATGCTTCATATAAGATTAGCAATAATATGAAGGACAATCGCATAAGTTTACCTCCTGTATTTCTATCGCTTGTAGAATTAGCtccttattgttttcattttaatcacAGTAGCAAAAAATTTTTAGGTCATTATCCATATTGTAATTGGACACATGAATACATTAATggatcttcttgttttcttaatgtTACAACCATGAGTGGCAGACCAAAGGTTTTAATTAATAATGTCCCAACTTACATGACCTATGAACAACAAGCTGCGTGTAGAGACTTTTATGTTTGGTTCGACTGGATGAGAAAGAGCAGCAGAACTACATGTTTGCTTCAATCTGATTTATGGTTATTTTGTGGCACACGTGCCTACAAAGGAATCCCCTCTGCCTTTTCTGGTACCTGCACGTTAGGTATAGTAGTACCCTTGGTATATAAAATAGATAAGCTCCCAGCGGTCCGTTTGCGTAACAGAAGGGAAGTACAATCACCTATTTCTCAATATACAGGGACAGCCATCTCTAGGTCCCTTCTGCCTTCTTTAGGTGCAGCCATGAATTACCGTGATTTGCATAAATTGGCAAACTGGACAGAAAATTTGTTTAATTCCACCATTttggctttaaaaatgattaacaaAGAAATATCAGAAATAAGAAATGTAGTTCTTCAACATCATTATGCTTTAGATGTGATCCTTGCTTCTAAAGGTGGAATTTGTGCCTTAATTCATTCTCATTGCTGCATGTATATAACTGATCAATCGACCAATATCTCTGCTACTATTGATCATATGGAACAAATGATAGCCCATAATCCTTTGAATCCACCTgaaggttttgatccatgggagtGGTTGTCTTCTTGGCTACCTAATGGATTATGGTtaagaaaaatattattgattGTAATTGCATGTATTGCTGGCTTCATTATGGTGTGTTGTTGCATTCAATGCATACCCTCTTTGATTTCCCAATGCACTGCATGGTGGTACCGACCACGGCCCACCACAGGGGTTACAAGAGGAATTTATGTTGCAAAGTGTAGACGCTTAGGCAATGAAGTGTACGATTTGGACTAA